In candidate division WOR-3 bacterium, the genomic window CTTTTTGAAGCTTATTGAATTTCCTATTTCAGGATTTGTTTTTTTAATTGTTTCGATTATAAATTCACTCTGTTTATTAATTTCACTTTCTATTTCTCCTGACAATTCTTTTAACCATTCATTTAGAAATTTTGTTAAATTTTCTCTTGCTTTTTTACTTTCTTCTGGATCAACAATAAGTCCCTTTTCCTTTAGATAAACTAAGCTTTTGTAACTTTCAAGCAAACCAAGGGAGCTTTGTTCAATTATTTCCCTTAAAGTTTTTTTCCCGTCCATTAATGTTAGTATTTTCCAATCAGTTTTTCTCAGTGTAAGTTCTGGAGAAGGAGATTTATCACTTTTTACCATACGAGTATCAAGATCCGGTAATTTTTCTTTTAAACCCTTTATTTCGTAACTTCTTTTTTCAATTTCATCCCTTAATACTGTAAAAGGTGCTGATATTGTTTTTTTATCTGAAAGTAGAGATGGGATAAATATCAATTTACCTTCAATAAATTGAGCCATTTCATAAAGGGCATCAATACCCTCCTTATTACTAAAATGGGAGTGCACACATCTTCCTTCTTCTAAAAATATTTCTCCTTTTTTATCCCTGTAA contains:
- a CDS encoding DUF4388 domain-containing protein, whose protein sequence is MEKALECDLKYFSLSEILQLMEKFKKTGKIEISYRDKKGEIFLEEGRCVHSHFSNKEGIDALYEMAQFIEGKLIFIPSLLSDKKTISAPFTVLRDEIEKRSYEIKGLKEKLPDLDTRMVKSDKSPSPELTLRKTDWKILTLMDGKKTLREIIEQSSLGLLESYKSLVYLKEKGLIVDPEESKKARENLTKFLNEWLKELSGEIESEINKQSEFIIETIKKTNPEIGNSISFKKEFKISENINLSFKDIEEIKRKLDEIFLGKLEEIFGKILARKKYETLKKKL